From one Triticum aestivum cultivar Chinese Spring chromosome 4B, IWGSC CS RefSeq v2.1, whole genome shotgun sequence genomic stretch:
- the LOC123092404 gene encoding U2 small nuclear ribonucleoprotein B'', with the protein MLSGDVPPNQTVYFRNLNEKVKKEELKRSLYALCSQYGRIVDVVALKTHKLRGQAWVAFSEITAATNAFRGLQDFDFYGKKMRVQYAKTKSDCFAKADGSYAPKEKRKKQEEKAAEKKRRTEDGQQPGANAPVAPSNGTGHQPSRFAKPPQEPAAPPNNILFLQNMPDQTTSMMLQILFQQYPGFREVRMIEAKPGIAFVEYEDENQSMVAMEALQGFKISPENPMAISYAKK; encoded by the exons ATGCTGTCCGGCGACGTTCCCCCGAACCAGACCGTCTACTTCAGGAACCTCAACGAGAAGGTCAAGAAAGAAG AGTTGAAGAGATCACTTTATGCATTGTGCTCTCAGTATGGAAGGATAGTGGATGTCGTGGCCTTAAAAACTCATAAACTGAGGGGGCAAGCCTGGGTGGCATTCAGTGAAATTACAGCGGCTACCAACGCTTTCCGGGGCCTACAGGACTTCGATTTTTACGGCAAAAAAATG CGGGTACAATATGCAAAAACAAAGTCTGACTGTTTTGCAAAAGCAGATGGGTCTTATGCTCCTAAAGAGAAAAGGAAGAAGCAAGAGGAGAAAG CTGCTGAGAAAAAACGGCGAACTGAAGATGGACAACAACCTGGCGCTAATGCTCCTGTTGCCCCAAGCAATGGAACT GGTCATCAACCTTCTCGTTTTGCCAAGCCTCCGCAAGAGCCAGCTGCTCCGCCGAACAACATCCTCTTCCTCCAGAACATGCCGGATCAGACCACGAGCATGATGCTCCAGATCCTGTTCCAGCAATACCCTGGTTTCCGGGAGGTGCGGATGATTGAAGCCAAGCCAGGCATTGCTTTTGTGGAGTACGAGGATGAGAACCAGTCCATGGTTGCAATGGAAGCCCTCCAGGGTTTCAAGATCAGCCCAGAGAACCCAATGGCCATCTCATACGCCAAAAAGTGA
- the LOC123092403 gene encoding protein SCAR2 isoform X2: MLDKYDIGGEGTCMKRYSDPAFFKTDSACSRMLQEGMRTERRPIRTMEIRPNLQNAEIFRASDGANNDSRFKTDLSGEVLDEVPTRRQRLKHRQLNGTVFRSFRPQMQDLYEKASPEEKTFSMDRSEVQISFTDSPDTNVEERDIMVDTSSTTEKGKEGYYATARKRRSTSQETPSSCSAGSSKGYSSEVDIYVDTLTTMGSDSEHRDHGGQGAFALGKMCSDAQGAAVSRSSTFSKKEDSCSSDVGSGNRDEADHSEGDVTVCVTEAKLVGGEHERTSSLEELFSQEKPVSCEHERTVSLEELLTGDILLSEPDTRELATESSGNAIVSNATSDGTADATKKAKGNNVSAISFKKTASKRCVESMELFASKVGILPRKLSKKHDPFSDSLRNMAKELLELKCDGTQDTDLYEFEANGDGFDVKCRKMAHPPIETMEESFRKSISFDSPQDDVGSRECQLEVVDQESNHEVPTADSPQDSVPDENGFEHIDVYLTDIVSPSPKEDGEEEEEDDEEEEEGWAVAAPDEHSSVGMLNHASELIQEHTEDIHTEGASENASDMGEDLKEVCICEERVNVEDADGCSESDENASEDEITENIGEHVALDDVISSPISSKQSDDPCHVTPFTLKDADIAVASEGPDNYSTEMEHVTLLETVAETGLPKVVTEQVVSSEAALPDDEQCCPHPETSLPQDTVLGSCELLDQNEQLQLHSSSMMSATPDPTVNTGEIHELHEEPPNPCNSISTDIFADQLAPDSTDLPLPSISSFDWMLSGLMKKSLNVLPAPSSNINLQEISSSEDTEETPPLPPLPPVQWRATKLQTGSTSLFAKLGRPPRPKPPVKQLENENNSAPGETNQESENVQEIGWNNCFSSQKEMAQATTLCSETRTDLLPESDSQENNVQEGYKECDVQSSNLFCSSEVKCNTDVTSVGDDMHTFKPPELIVIPEEAWSELVDMKPILKQEEERKQQLINGVSDCSSIHTSGLPIEKTTVEHESSDQKEELSAADSNTTTDSEENKPNGLPCQDDIQNPDFSVQQEDKSNDMLRKAPTLVQPSSKLSDEKNTVLDQIKNKTFNLKPVVTKRPNVMGGPRTNLQVAAILERANAIHQAVADDDDEDSWSE; this comes from the exons ATGCTTGACAA GTATGATATTGGCGGCGAGGGAACGTGCATGAAGAGATACTCAGACCCGGCCTTCTTCAAGACAGATTCCGCATGTTCCAGAATGCTGCAGGAAGgaatgagaacagaaagaagacCAATTAGAACCATG GAGATCAGGCCGAACCTGCAGAATGCTGAGATTTTCAGAGCTTCTGATGGAGCCAACAATGACTCAAG GTTCAAGACTGATTTATCGGGTGAAGTGTTGGATGAAGTCCCGACAAGGCGCCAAAGACTGAAGCACCGACAACTAAACGGGACCGTGTTCCGAAGCTTCAGACCGCAGATGCAGGATCTTTATGAAAAGGCTTCACCAGAGGAGAAAACCTTCTCCATGGATCGATCAGAGGTGCAGATATCTTTCACCGACTCACCCGACACAAACGTCGAAGAGAGAGATATCATGGTGGACACTTCCAGCACCACTGAGAAGGGCAAGGAAGGCTACTACGCCACAGCACGCAAGAGGAGGTCGACTTCCCAAGAAACACCGTCAAGCTGTTCAGCAGGAAGCAGCAAGGGATACAGCTCTGAAGTTGATATTTACGTGGACACACTCACCACAATGGGGTCTGACTCAGAGCACAGGGACCATGGTGGACAAGGTGCCTTTGCATTAGGCAAGATGTGCTCTGATGCTCAGGGCGCCGCCGTCTCCAGGTCTAGTACCTTCAGTAAAAAGGAGGACTCTTGCTCTTCAGATGTTGGCTCAGGAAACAGAGACGAGGCTGATCACTCCGAAGGAGATGTCACTGTCTGTGTAACGGAAGCCAAACTTGTTGGTGGTGAACACGAGAGGACTAGCTCGTTGGAGGAATTGTTTTCACAAGAAAAGCCGGTTTCTTGCGAGCATGAGAGGACTGTTTCCTTGGAGGAACTGCTTACTGGGGACATACTTCTTTCAGAGCCTGATACAAGGGAATTAGCTACCGAGTCCAGTGGTAATGCTATTGTCAGTAATGCTACATCCGATGGTACAGCTGATGCTACTAAAAAGGCcaaggggaacaatgtttcggcCATTTCCTTCAAGAAAACAGCGAGCAAGAGGTGTGTCGAAAGCATGGAGCTGTTTGCCTCAAAAGTCGGCATTCTGCCCAGGAAACTCTCCAAGAAGCATGACCCATTCTCTGATTCCCTCCGTAACATGGCAAAGGAGCTGCTTGAGCTCAAGTGTGATGGCACTCAAGATACTGACTTGTATGAGTTTGAAGCGAATGGCGATGGATTCGACGTCAAGTGTCGGAAAATGGCTCACCCTCCTATTGAAACCATGGAGGAAAGTTTCAGGAAGAGCATTTCTTTTGATTCACCCCAAGATGATGTTGGTTCAAGGGAATGCCAGCTGGAAGTAGTGGATCAAGAGTCAAACCATGAGGTTCCAACTGCTGACAGTCCACAAGATTCAGTGCCTGATGAAAATGGTTTTGAGCACATCGATGTCTACCTGACAGACATCGTATCACCGAGTCCCAAAGAAgatggagaagaggaagaagaagacgatgaagaagaagaggaaggatggGCGGTTGCGGCACCTGATGAGCATTCATCTGTTGGCATGCTCAATCATGCATCAGAGCTTATTCAAGAGCACACTGAGGATATACATACCGAAGGTGCTTCTGAAAATGCATCTGATATGGGTGAAGATTTGAAAGAAGTGTGCATTTGCGAAGAGCGTGTGAACGTGGAAGATGCTGATGGATGCAGTGAATCTGATGAGAATGCATCGGAGGACGAAATCACAGAGAACATAGGAGAGCATGTGGCTCTAGATGATGTGATCTCCTCGCCGATTTCATCCAAGCAATCTGATGATCCTTGCCATGTAACTCCATTCACTCTCAAAGATGCAGATATTGCAGTAGCAAGTGAAGGCCCAGACAACTACAGCACTGAAATGGAGCATGTCACATTGCTGGAAACAGTCGCGGAAACGGGACTACCTAAAGTTGTGACTGAACAAGTAGTCAGCAGTGAGGCTGCCTTGCCAGATGATGAACAGTGCTGTCCACATCCAGAAACTAGTTTACCACAAGATACAGTTCTCGGTAGCTGTGAACTTCTAGACCAAAATGAGCAACTGCAACTGCACAGCTCATCTATGATGTCTGCCACTCCAGATCCAACTGTAAACACAGGGGAAATACATGAATTGCATGAAGAACCGCCTAATCCATGCAACAGCATCAGCACTGACATTTTTGCAGATCAATTGGCTCCGGACTCCACTGATTTGCCGCTGCCCAGCATTTCAAGTTTTGATTGGATGCTTAGTGGTTTAATGAAGAAGTCATTGAACGTGCTTCCTGCTCCATCAAGTAATATAAATCTACAAGAGATTAGTTCTTCTGAAGATACTGAAGAAACACCACCACTTCCACCTCTTCCGCCGGTGCAGTGGCGAGCGACCAAGCTTCAGACAGGATCCACATCTTTATTTGCAAAATTGGGGAGACCACCAAGGCCAAAACCTCCAGTGAAACAGCTAGAAAATGAAAATAACTCTGCACCAGGCGAAACAAATCAAGAATCTGAAAATGTTCAGGAAATAGGCTGGAACAATTGTTTTAGTTCGCAGAAGGAAATGGCACAGGCAACAACACTTTGTAGTGAGACTCGGACAGATCTGTTACCTGAGAGTGATTCTCAAGAAAATAATGTCCAAGAAGGATACAAAGAGTGTGATGTGCAGTCTTCTAATCTATTTTGCTCATCAGAAGTCAAGTGCAACACAGACGTTACTTCAGTAGGCGACGACATGCACACTTTTAAGCCGCCTGAGCTTATAGTAATTCCAGAGGAGGCTTGGTCTGAGCTCGTAGATATGAAACCGATACTGAAGCAGGAGGAAGAGAGAAAACAACAGCTCATAAATGGAGTTTCTGATTGCAGTAGCATTCATACCAGTGGTTTGCCAATTGAAAAGACCACTGTGGAGCATGAAAGCTCTGACCAAAAGGAGGAATTGTCAGCAGCAGATAGCAACACAACTACAGATTCAGAAGAAAACAAACCAAATGGGCTTCCTTGTCAAGATGATATTCAGAATCCTGACTTCTCAGTGCAGCAGGAAGATAAATCCAATGACATG CTGAGAAAGGCTCCAACTTTGGTTCAGCCATCAAGTAAGCTTTCAGATGAGAAGAACACAGTGCTGGATCAGATAAAGAACAAG ACTTTCAACTTGAAACCGGTTGTTACAAAGAGACCAAATGTGATGGGTGGTCCAAGAACAAACTTGCAAGTGGCGGCCATTCTCGAGAGGGCCAACGCGATTCACCAG GCGGTTgctgatgacgatgacgaggataGCTGGAGTGAGTAG
- the LOC123092403 gene encoding protein SCAR2 isoform X1 has product MLDKYDIGGEGTCMKRYSDPAFFKTDSACSRMLQEGMRTERRPIRTMEIRPNLQNAEIFRASDGANNDSRFKTDLSGEVLDEVPTRRQRLKHRQLNGTVFRSFRPQMQDLYEKASPEEKTFSMDRSEVQISFTDSPDTNVEERDIMVDTSSTTEKGKEGYYATARKRRSTSQETPSSCSAGSSKGYSSEVDIYVDTLTTMGSDSEHRDHGGQGAFALGKMCSDAQGAAVSRSSTFSKKEDSCSSDVGSGNRDEADHSEGDVTVCVTEAKLVGGEHERTSSLEELFSQEKPVSCEHERTVSLEELLTGDILLSEPDTRELATESSGNAIVSNATSDGTADATKKAKGNNVSAISFKKTASKRCVESMELFASKVGILPRKLSKKHDPFSDSLRNMAKELLELKCDGTQDTDLYEFEANGDGFDVKCRKMAHPPIETMEESFRKSISFDSPQDDVGSRECQLEVVDQESNHEVPTADSPQDSVPDENGFEHIDVYLTDIVSPSPKEDGEEEEEDDEEEEEGWAVAAPDEHSSVGMLNHASELIQEHTEDIHTEGASENASDMGEDLKEVCICEERVNVEDADGCSESDENASEDEITENIGEHVALDDVISSPISSKQSDDPCHVTPFTLKDADIAVASEGPDNYSTEMEHVTLLETVAETGLPKVVTEQVVSSEAALPDDEQCCPHPETSLPQDTVLGSCELLDQNEQLQLHSSSMMSATPDPTVNTGEIHELHEEPPNPCNSISTDIFADQLAPDSTDLPLPSISSFDWMLSGLMKKSLNVLPAPSSNINLQEISSSEDTEETPPLPPLPPVQWRATKLQTGSTSLFAKLGRPPRPKPPVKQLENENNSAPGETNQESENVQEIGWNNCFSSQKEMAQATTLCSETRTDLLPESDSQENNVQEGYKECDVQSSNLFCSSEVKCNTDVTSVGDDMHTFKPPELIVIPEEAWSELVDMKPILKQEEERKQQLINGVSDCSSIHTSGLPIEKTTVEHESSDQKEELSAADSNTTTDSEENKPNGLPCQDDIQNPDFSVQQEDKSNDMVRDFSSALEEELAKLPAHSVPELPRYPLLQVISHDRSMLRKAPTLVQPSSKLSDEKNTVLDQIKNKTFNLKPVVTKRPNVMGGPRTNLQVAAILERANAIHQAVADDDDEDSWSE; this is encoded by the exons ATGCTTGACAA GTATGATATTGGCGGCGAGGGAACGTGCATGAAGAGATACTCAGACCCGGCCTTCTTCAAGACAGATTCCGCATGTTCCAGAATGCTGCAGGAAGgaatgagaacagaaagaagacCAATTAGAACCATG GAGATCAGGCCGAACCTGCAGAATGCTGAGATTTTCAGAGCTTCTGATGGAGCCAACAATGACTCAAG GTTCAAGACTGATTTATCGGGTGAAGTGTTGGATGAAGTCCCGACAAGGCGCCAAAGACTGAAGCACCGACAACTAAACGGGACCGTGTTCCGAAGCTTCAGACCGCAGATGCAGGATCTTTATGAAAAGGCTTCACCAGAGGAGAAAACCTTCTCCATGGATCGATCAGAGGTGCAGATATCTTTCACCGACTCACCCGACACAAACGTCGAAGAGAGAGATATCATGGTGGACACTTCCAGCACCACTGAGAAGGGCAAGGAAGGCTACTACGCCACAGCACGCAAGAGGAGGTCGACTTCCCAAGAAACACCGTCAAGCTGTTCAGCAGGAAGCAGCAAGGGATACAGCTCTGAAGTTGATATTTACGTGGACACACTCACCACAATGGGGTCTGACTCAGAGCACAGGGACCATGGTGGACAAGGTGCCTTTGCATTAGGCAAGATGTGCTCTGATGCTCAGGGCGCCGCCGTCTCCAGGTCTAGTACCTTCAGTAAAAAGGAGGACTCTTGCTCTTCAGATGTTGGCTCAGGAAACAGAGACGAGGCTGATCACTCCGAAGGAGATGTCACTGTCTGTGTAACGGAAGCCAAACTTGTTGGTGGTGAACACGAGAGGACTAGCTCGTTGGAGGAATTGTTTTCACAAGAAAAGCCGGTTTCTTGCGAGCATGAGAGGACTGTTTCCTTGGAGGAACTGCTTACTGGGGACATACTTCTTTCAGAGCCTGATACAAGGGAATTAGCTACCGAGTCCAGTGGTAATGCTATTGTCAGTAATGCTACATCCGATGGTACAGCTGATGCTACTAAAAAGGCcaaggggaacaatgtttcggcCATTTCCTTCAAGAAAACAGCGAGCAAGAGGTGTGTCGAAAGCATGGAGCTGTTTGCCTCAAAAGTCGGCATTCTGCCCAGGAAACTCTCCAAGAAGCATGACCCATTCTCTGATTCCCTCCGTAACATGGCAAAGGAGCTGCTTGAGCTCAAGTGTGATGGCACTCAAGATACTGACTTGTATGAGTTTGAAGCGAATGGCGATGGATTCGACGTCAAGTGTCGGAAAATGGCTCACCCTCCTATTGAAACCATGGAGGAAAGTTTCAGGAAGAGCATTTCTTTTGATTCACCCCAAGATGATGTTGGTTCAAGGGAATGCCAGCTGGAAGTAGTGGATCAAGAGTCAAACCATGAGGTTCCAACTGCTGACAGTCCACAAGATTCAGTGCCTGATGAAAATGGTTTTGAGCACATCGATGTCTACCTGACAGACATCGTATCACCGAGTCCCAAAGAAgatggagaagaggaagaagaagacgatgaagaagaagaggaaggatggGCGGTTGCGGCACCTGATGAGCATTCATCTGTTGGCATGCTCAATCATGCATCAGAGCTTATTCAAGAGCACACTGAGGATATACATACCGAAGGTGCTTCTGAAAATGCATCTGATATGGGTGAAGATTTGAAAGAAGTGTGCATTTGCGAAGAGCGTGTGAACGTGGAAGATGCTGATGGATGCAGTGAATCTGATGAGAATGCATCGGAGGACGAAATCACAGAGAACATAGGAGAGCATGTGGCTCTAGATGATGTGATCTCCTCGCCGATTTCATCCAAGCAATCTGATGATCCTTGCCATGTAACTCCATTCACTCTCAAAGATGCAGATATTGCAGTAGCAAGTGAAGGCCCAGACAACTACAGCACTGAAATGGAGCATGTCACATTGCTGGAAACAGTCGCGGAAACGGGACTACCTAAAGTTGTGACTGAACAAGTAGTCAGCAGTGAGGCTGCCTTGCCAGATGATGAACAGTGCTGTCCACATCCAGAAACTAGTTTACCACAAGATACAGTTCTCGGTAGCTGTGAACTTCTAGACCAAAATGAGCAACTGCAACTGCACAGCTCATCTATGATGTCTGCCACTCCAGATCCAACTGTAAACACAGGGGAAATACATGAATTGCATGAAGAACCGCCTAATCCATGCAACAGCATCAGCACTGACATTTTTGCAGATCAATTGGCTCCGGACTCCACTGATTTGCCGCTGCCCAGCATTTCAAGTTTTGATTGGATGCTTAGTGGTTTAATGAAGAAGTCATTGAACGTGCTTCCTGCTCCATCAAGTAATATAAATCTACAAGAGATTAGTTCTTCTGAAGATACTGAAGAAACACCACCACTTCCACCTCTTCCGCCGGTGCAGTGGCGAGCGACCAAGCTTCAGACAGGATCCACATCTTTATTTGCAAAATTGGGGAGACCACCAAGGCCAAAACCTCCAGTGAAACAGCTAGAAAATGAAAATAACTCTGCACCAGGCGAAACAAATCAAGAATCTGAAAATGTTCAGGAAATAGGCTGGAACAATTGTTTTAGTTCGCAGAAGGAAATGGCACAGGCAACAACACTTTGTAGTGAGACTCGGACAGATCTGTTACCTGAGAGTGATTCTCAAGAAAATAATGTCCAAGAAGGATACAAAGAGTGTGATGTGCAGTCTTCTAATCTATTTTGCTCATCAGAAGTCAAGTGCAACACAGACGTTACTTCAGTAGGCGACGACATGCACACTTTTAAGCCGCCTGAGCTTATAGTAATTCCAGAGGAGGCTTGGTCTGAGCTCGTAGATATGAAACCGATACTGAAGCAGGAGGAAGAGAGAAAACAACAGCTCATAAATGGAGTTTCTGATTGCAGTAGCATTCATACCAGTGGTTTGCCAATTGAAAAGACCACTGTGGAGCATGAAAGCTCTGACCAAAAGGAGGAATTGTCAGCAGCAGATAGCAACACAACTACAGATTCAGAAGAAAACAAACCAAATGGGCTTCCTTGTCAAGATGATATTCAGAATCCTGACTTCTCAGTGCAGCAGGAAGATAAATCCAATGACATGGTTAGGGATTTCTCTTCAGCATTAGAAGAGGAACTAGCAAAGTTGCCTGCTCATTCAGTGCCAGAACTACCTAGATATCCTCTGCTTCAAGTTATTTCTCATGATAGAAGCATG CTGAGAAAGGCTCCAACTTTGGTTCAGCCATCAAGTAAGCTTTCAGATGAGAAGAACACAGTGCTGGATCAGATAAAGAACAAG ACTTTCAACTTGAAACCGGTTGTTACAAAGAGACCAAATGTGATGGGTGGTCCAAGAACAAACTTGCAAGTGGCGGCCATTCTCGAGAGGGCCAACGCGATTCACCAG GCGGTTgctgatgacgatgacgaggataGCTGGAGTGAGTAG